The DNA sequence ATGTAGGGTGTTGTTGGCCACTGGGCCACCTATGTAGATTCCGAAGCGCTCATCTGATACTTGGGGCAAGACCTCTGGTAGCGACCATTCAGAAGGTTGATTGAGTACAAACCCAAAAGCGCCGTCGTCGTTATGTTCGCACAGCAACACCACACTGCGCTCAAAATTGGCATCGCCCAAAAACGGCTCAGCGATGAGCAGGTGTCCTTTCAAACGTGTGTCCATGGCAAAAAAGTTTATGGTGATAATAGGTGTATGGTGTCAGTAGTAGTAGGTGGTTTATTTTTTATTTTGCTGTGGTAAGACAATCACATAGGGTCGTCGTGTATCGAGTATTGTCAGGCGATTGGTACGTAGCCAAGGGTTATGCCATTTTAATTCTTTGTACGTAACTTGGTGATTTTTGGCGAAGGCGACGAGGTCAAAAATAGGTTGTTCGACCACAATGCTGTCATAACGCCAAGGCTGATAGTGCCGCCCGGCGGGTTGCCCATAGCCCATTGCTTCGGGCTCCTCAAACAATAGTTTGTAGGCTACTGCCCGATAGAGGTATGCATCGGTTTCGGCATAAGTCATTACATCGTAGTAGTTGCTTACGCCCTGTTCGTCCAAGAAGTTCTTCAGCCCTCCCATCCCTATGTTGTAGGAAGCGGCGGCCAAGGTCCAATTTTGAAATTTCTGATGTGCTTGTTTGAAATACAGGCAGGCGGCTTCGGTAGCTCGGAGTACATCGTAGCGCTCGTCTACTTCGGCATTGATACGGAGGCCAAACTCCAACCCTGTTTTTTCTAAAAATTGCCAAAAACCTTTAGCCTGCATGGGTGAAGTAGCTTGGCTAAAGTTACTCTCTACCACGACAAGGTATTTGAGGTCTTCGGGGATGTTGTGTTGGGCTAGAATAGGCTCTATAAGCGGGAACCAGCGTTTGGCGCGCTTGAGGCTCATGACTGTACTGACGTGAAAGTAAGTTACCCTCACCAGCTCATACTCTAGCGCTTCGCGCACCTCAGGTTTATTGAGCGGAACAAGCTCGCCGGCAAAACTAAAACTATCGGGCAAAGCCCTGTGGAGCTGTGCTGTGGGCAGTGGTAGAGAGGCTATGCTGCTATCTACCTGTGCCTGTACGGCTTCGGTGCTAGGCTTTTGGTAGCGCATCTGATACCAAAGTAGGGCTTGCGAAACTGCCAAGAGGCCGAGCAAGCTCCAAAGGGCTATACGTTGATACACAGAGGTTTAAAAATTTGGTTTGAGCAAATATTGAGAGTAAAATTCGTCGATGATTTGCACAGCCTCATCTGGCGTATCTACAATCCGCATTAGCTCTAGGTCTTTGGGGCTGATATTTTTCTCCTCCAGCATCACCGTCTGGTGTAGCCAGTCCATCAACCCTTGCCAATACGTCCTACCTACCAACACAATGGGGAAATTGCCTACCTTTTTGGTCTGTATCAGCGTAATGGCCTCAAACATTTCGTCTAAGGTACCAAAGCCGCCGGGCATCACAATAAAGCCCTGAGAGTATTTCATAAACACGACCTTTCGGACAAAGAAGTAGTCGAAGGTGATGAGCTTGTCGTGGTCTACATAAAGGTTGCTGTCTTTTTCAAAAGGCAACTGAATACGCAAGCCTACCGACTTTCCACCTTCAGAGGCTGCCCCTTTGTTGCCGGCCTCCATAATGCCAGGGCCACCACCTGTGATGACTCCATAGCCGTGCCGTACGAGCTTAGCAGCAATGTCTTCAGCTGTTTGGTAGTAGGGGTGCTCAGGCGAAGTACGCGCAGAGCCAAATATAGACACACAAGGCCCTATCTGGGCCAGTTTCTCAAAACCATTGACAAACTCGGCCATCACCTTAAAAATCACCCAAGCATCCTCTGTCTTGATTTCGTTCCAATTGCGGGTTTCAAAGGCTTTCTTAACTTTTCTTTCTTGTTCGTTCATAGTAATATCCATAATAGGTGATTGATTGTTGTCTGATTACGTCGTTTGGCAGCGACAGTTTTTGCTCAATAACAGCAAAAATAATTGGATTAGCAAATCTGCCTAATGCTTTGGCAGCTATATGTGGAACTAAAGTACCTCGATGACGAGGTTGTGATTGGTATAAATACAGATATCAGCAGCGATGTTGAGGGCTTCACGCACAATCTCCTCGGCGCTGAGGTGTGGGGCGTGGCGTACTAAGGCAAGCGCTGCCGCCTGCGCATACATACTGCCCGAGCCAATAGAGAGCACGTTGCTGTCTGGCTCTATTACGTCACCTGTGCCAGATATTAGCAAAAGCTCTTCGTTAGAAGCCGTAATGAGCATCGCCTCCAGCCTACGGAGGTACCGATCGGTACGCCAATCTTTGGCCAACTCAATGGCGGCCCGGCGCATGTTGTTGCCATAGGCGCTAAGCTTTTCTTCGAAGCGCTCCAACAAGGTAAAGGCATCGGCAGTAGAGCCAGCAAAGCCGGTAATGATATTGCCTTCGGATAGCTTCCGGATTTTGCGTACATTGCTCTTGGCTACAGTGTTGCCCATAGTGGCCTGACCGTCAGCGCCAATGGCTATCTTGCCTTGGTGTTGCACAGCCAATACCGTGGTGGCGTGGATAGTTGGGGGCAAATTTTGTTGAGACATAGTTTTGGAGTAGTTGGTCTTTCAAAAAACAAGCTAATGAAAACATCTTGTCTGGCCAAAAAGTTCCGACTTTTATTCCAAAATACCTCCTAGGTCGCCCAATCAGCCTCCCCGCCCGATATTGTGAACAAGCTTAAAATGAAGCATAGAAAGGACTTGAAAAAACGGGCAAAAAATCCGATATTTACTCCCCCAAACACTAGTATTAGGCACTTTATTTGCAACTACCTATAGCACAGAACAACAATCAACCCACCTCATCGTCAGCGAGGCGTTTTGGGACAGTGTTTTTGTGCCAAATGTGTATTTGCTGTGAGGTAGCGCCTTAACACCCACCAACCCCCTCTAAAAACCATGGAAGAGAGAATACTTAGCCCCCGCGAGAAAGCCAGAAGAATCAACCTGAACCATGGAGCTTATGGCTCTTTCGCCGAAATAGGCGCGGGTCAGGAAGTTGCGGCCTACTTTTTCAAGGCCGGAGGAGCCTCCAACACAGTAGCCAAAACCATGTCAGCTTATGATATGACCTTTAGCGATGCAATCTATGGCCGTGAAGACAGTGGACGTTATGTGTGTGAGCCCCGCCTACTCAAGATGATTCGCCGTGAGTATGGGTTGGTAAAAAAACGATTGGATGAAACAAAGGGCGCAGAGCGTCCTTTTTTTGCTTTTGCCAATACGGTTACTACTATCAACTTTGCCCGTACTTCACAAGGGCACGGCTGGCTGGGTCTGCGGTTTCAGCTCACCCCCCGCACCGAACCCAATGAAGCTGTAATCCATATCCGGATGTTTGACAAGGAAATCCTCGAACAACAACAAGTAGTCGGTATTATGGGAGTAAACCTGATGTATGGCTGCTACTACCTACAAGATAACCCCGAAAAGCTGCTTTGTTCACTGATGGACAACCTCAACTCTGAGCGTGTTGAAGTTGATATGATTCGTATTACAGGGCCTGATTTTACACACATCGATAACCGCGTATTGAGCTTACAGTTGGTCAAAAACGGGCTGTCTAATGCCGCTATCTTTGGCCCTGACGGTACAACCCTCCAAATCTCTGACTTGCTGTACAAAAAAGATATCCTCGCCCTTAGAGGTCGATTCCGGCCTGTTACACTCGTCAATGTGGATATGATGACTACAGGGCTGGAGCAGTTTAAGAACGAAAAAGATGTAAACCCTGATAACATTATCACCATTTCGGAGCTTACACTCAATGATCTCAAAGTAGGAGATGGTATCGATTATCAAGACTTTTTGGATCGGGTCGATATTCTGGGCTCTTTGGGGCAAACGGTATTGATTTCGAATTATCACGAATATTATCGTTTGGTCGCGTTCTTATCCCAATTTACCAAGGGTAAAATCGGCTTAGTGTTAGGTGCTTATAATCTGGAGCAAATATTTGACGAAAGCTACTACGAAAACCTCAAAGGCGGTATCCTAGAATCGTTCAGTACACTATTCAGCCGCAATGTCAAACTGTATGTGTATCCGGCTTATGCCAAAGGCTCTACCACAGAGCTATACACCTGTATCAACTTCAAACTCCCACGCCACCTGACCGACTTGTATGAATACCTCATTGTCAATCAGAAAATAGACGATATAGCAGATGCTGACAAGGCCAATCTTCATATTTATTCCGACAAAGTGTTGGCAATGATCAAAGAGGGTCAAAGCGGATGGGAAAAAATGGTACCCGAGATTGTGGCCGAAGCTATCAAAGAAAAACAGCTCTTCGGCTACGAACCAGTACACAACGTAATTTGATAAACCCAGCCTTTAGGCGTATACTTTATCGAGGTTCCTGCCACTTCTCTGCCCACGACTGCCCTCGTGGGCTTGTTTTTTGGGCTTATTTTTGTGCGAAAACACTGCCGTTTATCCGCCAAGATTGCTTATCTGCCCAATGTTTTTTATCTTGAGGCCTCCGAGGCTATACACCCATGGCCTCTATTTAAACTAACCCCCTCTATTTGCGCTTATGACTAACATTGCAAACAAAAAACTGACCCTTGCCAAACGCCCTGTAGGCGACCCTCAGCCCGACAACTGGGCACTGGAGACAGAAACCATCGACGGACTAGCCGAAGGAGAAGTACTCGTACAGACAGCGTTGCTTTCTATAGACCCTGCTATGCGTGGCTGGATGAACGAAAGTAAGTCGTATATCCGCCCTGTAAAAATCGGAGAAGTAATGCGAGCCCTAGCCGGCGGGAAAGTCATCGAAAGCCGTAACCCCCGATTTACCGCAGGTGATTATGTTACAGGGGCTTGGGGTGTACAAGAATACGCCAAGGGTACTGGCGATGAGTGGCAGAAAGTCGACACAAAGATGGCTCCCTTGGAAACCTATGTCGGTACTCTCGGCCTTACGGGCATGACTGCCTACTTCGGCCTCCTAGATGTGGGTAAGCCCCAAGCTGGCGAAACTGTGCTGATATCAGGTGCTGCTGGCGCTACCGGCTCTATGGTTGGGCAGATAGCCAAGGTCAAAGGTTGCCGCGTGGTAGGCATCGCCGGAGGCGCAGAGAAATGTCGCTATGTAGTCGAAGAGCTTGGCTTTGATGCTTGTGTAGATTACAAAGAAGGTCGCTTACACGCCGAAATCAAAAAACATTGTCCTGAGGGTATCGATATTTTCTTCGACAATGTAGGTGGCGAAATTCTCAACATTGCCCTCGCACACCTGCGCCTCAAAGCACGTGTCATTATCTGTGGTGCTATCTCACAGTATAACAATACCACTGCCCCCGAAGGGCCTGCCAACTACCTCTCCTTGCTAGTCAATAGAGCACGTATGGAAGGTTTTGTAGTCTTGGATTATGCCAGTCGTTATGCCGAAGCCGGTGCTGAAATGGCACAGTGGATGATGCAGGGTAAGATAAAAGGCAAAAACCATATTGTCTCCGGAACAGTCGAAGACTTTCCCGAAACATTGATGATGCTTTTTAGAGGAGAAAACTTTGGCAAACTCATGCTCAAACTCGACTAAAGCCTGCTTAGGTGGCAGTTTTATGCCAGTATTTTACTGACTGTCAAGGGTTTTTAGTGCATACATTTCCCAAACTAATTTTGATTGGGTACCCGTACCAGAAGGGCAAGCCCCCAAGCCTGCCCTTCTTCGCTTCAGCACTCCAGCAGCCAAGCCTGCGCCTCCTGCTCTTCCAAAAAATAACGTGTATCAAAATTGCGTGCCGACACGCGCTCCATCAACTGATCGATGCTCTGCTGCGCAAATGCGTCTGCCGAAACCAAAACAGCTAACCTCCTAACCGTTTCCGTGCCATCGGTAATATGGGCGTGAACCCAAGCTTGCTCCTCTTCTGAGATAATGTAATAAAACAATCGGGCATCCCCCAAAAGCCGCTCCACTTTGTGTAGCCACGTAATACTACGCATTACCTCCATCTCTCGTCTATACCTTTGCTGTGTCAAGTAACGGCTGTTCTCTAGCCACACTTGTCGCAAAAGTTGGTGCCTCTCTTCCAAATAAAGCTTACTAAAATCACTCTGATACAATAACTTATCCATAAAGTACTGAAAAACAGATTATTAACCGGCGCTATTATGTTTGAGGAGACACTAAGTGTCTTTGTTTTTTGGAACATCCTAAAATACCTCAAAAATAAAACTACCGGGCAATTAAATGGTTTGAATGGAATATATGCAGATTCGTTTTTTAAATATACGGCTATAAGTAACAAAATGTTACTTATCGATATAAAACAGCTTCTTATCGATTTTAAGACATCTAATCAACTGACAGAATCTACGAATACCAAATTTTATATCGCATTTATTACTGCTAGTGCTTATAGGTCAGCATTATATAAAAGATTATCACAACATTGGGCGTTTTGAAACAGCAGCTAAGAGACAAGCTGAAACTTTATTTGGGGATAAAATAAGATTTAGCCCAAAGTGGAATCTGGAAAATACCCAGTGGCGTGAGACCCTGTAAATGGAAATCCCCCAAACATTCTCTCTTTGCGTACAGTTTGTTAGCTTGAATACAGTGCTTAGCTTTTTGTGAGCGCTTTGGTATGGGGAGTTTCCTCGTCCAAGGCCGGAGGATGTCCAGCACTGTGTCTCCGTTTTGTCAGATGGTTTCAGATTTTAGGCCCTATCGCTTGTGCGTGAACTCCGATTGATTTTGGGCGATCAGCTCAACCACCAACACAGTTGGTTTGCCACCCACGACCACGAGGTCTGTTATGTTTTGATGGAAGTCCGCAGCGAAACGGACTATGTCAGACATCATATCCAGAAGGTGCTTGGCTTTTTTGCAGCTATGCGTCACTTTGCCGAATGGTTGCGCCAAGGAGGGCATCAGGTCATCTACCTCTCCCTCGACGACCCACACAACGAGCAGTCTTTTGAGGCCAACCTCCGCCACCTCTTAGCCCAAACCGGCGCACAGGCCATCGCCTACCAACTCCCCGACGAGTACCGCCTATCGTTAGCGCTCTCCCAACTTTCGGAAAAACTCGGTGTTTCCATACAGGCCGTTGACACAGAACACTTTTTAAGCAGTAGAGAAGACTTAGGGTTGTTTTTTAAAGGCAAGAAAACTTTTTTGATGGAGTCCTTCTACCGCCATATGCGCAAGCGCTACAACATCCTGATGGACGGGAAGGAGCCACTCACAGGCCAATGGAACTACGA is a window from the Eisenibacter elegans DSM 3317 genome containing:
- a CDS encoding NADP-dependent oxidoreductase produces the protein MTNIANKKLTLAKRPVGDPQPDNWALETETIDGLAEGEVLVQTALLSIDPAMRGWMNESKSYIRPVKIGEVMRALAGGKVIESRNPRFTAGDYVTGAWGVQEYAKGTGDEWQKVDTKMAPLETYVGTLGLTGMTAYFGLLDVGKPQAGETVLISGAAGATGSMVGQIAKVKGCRVVGIAGGAEKCRYVVEELGFDACVDYKEGRLHAEIKKHCPEGIDIFFDNVGGEILNIALAHLRLKARVIICGAISQYNNTTAPEGPANYLSLLVNRARMEGFVVLDYASRYAEAGAEMAQWMMQGKIKGKNHIVSGTVEDFPETLMMLFRGENFGKLMLKLD
- the hslV gene encoding ATP-dependent protease subunit HslV; translated protein: MSQQNLPPTIHATTVLAVQHQGKIAIGADGQATMGNTVAKSNVRKIRKLSEGNIITGFAGSTADAFTLLERFEEKLSAYGNNMRRAAIELAKDWRTDRYLRRLEAMLITASNEELLLISGTGDVIEPDSNVLSIGSGSMYAQAAALALVRHAPHLSAEEIVREALNIAADICIYTNHNLVIEVL
- a CDS encoding TIGR00730 family Rossman fold protein; this encodes MDITMNEQERKVKKAFETRNWNEIKTEDAWVIFKVMAEFVNGFEKLAQIGPCVSIFGSARTSPEHPYYQTAEDIAAKLVRHGYGVITGGGPGIMEAGNKGAASEGGKSVGLRIQLPFEKDSNLYVDHDKLITFDYFFVRKVVFMKYSQGFIVMPGGFGTLDEMFEAITLIQTKKVGNFPIVLVGRTYWQGLMDWLHQTVMLEEKNISPKDLELMRIVDTPDEAVQIIDEFYSQYLLKPNF
- a CDS encoding lytic transglycosylase domain-containing protein; amino-acid sequence: MYQRIALWSLLGLLAVSQALLWYQMRYQKPSTEAVQAQVDSSIASLPLPTAQLHRALPDSFSFAGELVPLNKPEVREALEYELVRVTYFHVSTVMSLKRAKRWFPLIEPILAQHNIPEDLKYLVVVESNFSQATSPMQAKGFWQFLEKTGLEFGLRINAEVDERYDVLRATEAACLYFKQAHQKFQNWTLAAASYNIGMGGLKNFLDEQGVSNYYDVMTYAETDAYLYRAVAYKLLFEEPEAMGYGQPAGRHYQPWRYDSIVVEQPIFDLVAFAKNHQVTYKELKWHNPWLRTNRLTILDTRRPYVIVLPQQNKK